In one window of Tellurirhabdus rosea DNA:
- a CDS encoding regulatory protein RecX, giving the protein MNDRLKDALRRAASFCAYQERTQQEVRERLAEWDVYGDDADLIIVELIEQNYLNEERFAKTFAGSKFRVKSWGKHKIRQHLKQRGITGHNLETAMKEIEPDDYRQRLTELLEKKKRTLPQESPLALKQKLARYAISKGFEPELVYELVNERIANSD; this is encoded by the coding sequence ATGAATGACCGCCTGAAAGATGCCCTGCGCCGGGCCGCTTCGTTTTGTGCCTATCAGGAACGGACCCAGCAGGAAGTCCGCGAGCGACTGGCCGAATGGGACGTGTACGGCGACGATGCCGACCTTATTATCGTTGAACTGATCGAACAGAATTACCTGAACGAAGAGCGATTTGCGAAGACGTTTGCGGGCAGTAAATTCCGCGTCAAAAGCTGGGGAAAGCACAAAATCCGGCAGCACCTGAAGCAGCGCGGCATCACCGGACACAATCTGGAAACGGCAATGAAGGAAATCGAACCCGACGATTACCGCCAGCGCCTGACCGAACTCCTCGAAAAAAAGAAGCGGACCCTCCCGCAGGAAAGTCCGCTCGCACTCAAACAGAAACTGGCCCGCTACGCCATCAGCAAAGGCTTCGAACCGGAACTGGTTTATGAATTAGTGAATGAGCGAATAGCCAATAGTGATTAG
- a CDS encoding ribonucleoside-diphosphate reductase small subunit, translated as MVNHEITEPLLVEDPLRFVLFPIEHHDIWEMYKKHVASFWTAEEIDLSQDLKDWEALTDGERHFVSHVLAFFAASDGIVNENLAVNFLSQVQYAEAKCFYGFQIAMENIHSETYSLLIDTYIRNPQEKDRMLRAIDTIECVQKKADWAMRWITNGSFVERLLAFAAVEGIFFSGSFCSIFWLKKRGLMPGLAFSNELISRDEGLHRDFACLLYTQHIKNKLPEESVYQLIRDAVAIEQEFVTDALPVSLIGMNADLMNQYIEFVADHLLLSLGLQKVYNSSNPFDFMDMISLQGKTNFFEKRVGEYQKAGVMAGVKEKEAPKIAFDADF; from the coding sequence ATGGTCAACCACGAAATCACTGAGCCGCTGCTCGTCGAGGACCCCCTGCGGTTTGTTCTGTTTCCCATCGAGCACCATGACATCTGGGAAATGTACAAGAAACACGTCGCATCGTTCTGGACGGCCGAGGAAATTGACCTTTCGCAGGACCTGAAGGACTGGGAGGCTCTGACCGACGGCGAACGGCATTTTGTCTCGCACGTACTGGCGTTTTTCGCCGCCTCGGACGGTATTGTAAACGAAAACCTGGCCGTCAACTTCCTGTCGCAGGTCCAGTATGCCGAGGCCAAATGCTTCTACGGGTTCCAGATCGCGATGGAGAATATCCACTCGGAAACCTACTCCCTGCTGATCGACACCTACATCCGGAATCCGCAGGAGAAAGACCGGATGCTGCGCGCCATCGATACCATTGAATGTGTGCAGAAAAAAGCCGACTGGGCCATGCGCTGGATCACCAACGGCTCGTTTGTGGAGCGGCTGCTGGCCTTCGCGGCCGTGGAGGGAATTTTCTTCTCCGGCTCGTTCTGCTCGATCTTCTGGCTCAAAAAGCGCGGCCTGATGCCGGGGCTGGCGTTTTCCAATGAACTCATCTCCCGCGATGAAGGGCTGCACCGCGACTTTGCCTGTCTGCTGTACACCCAGCACATCAAAAACAAACTGCCCGAGGAAAGCGTCTACCAGCTCATCCGCGACGCCGTAGCCATCGAGCAGGAATTTGTCACGGACGCCCTGCCGGTTTCGCTGATTGGCATGAACGCCGACCTGATGAACCAGTACATCGAGTTTGTAGCCGACCACCTGTTGCTATCGCTGGGCCTGCAGAAAGTGTACAATTCCTCGAACCCGTTCGACTTCATGGACATGATTTCGCTGCAGGGTAAGACGAATTTCTTCGAAAAGCGGGTCGGCGAATACCAGAAAGCGGGCGTCATGGCCGGCGTGAAGGAAAAAGAAGCCCCGAAAATCGCCTTCGACGCGGACTTTTAA
- a CDS encoding methyltransferase domain-containing protein, with amino-acid sequence MQRLLFRAGVYPNFRPLPGHVEVGDLGRTQPFSTQFGYDRGGPVDRYYIENFLQRESAWVKGRVLEIGDNSYTLRFGGDRLTKSDVLHVHSNNPMATLVGDLSDAPQIPDNTFDCIILTQTLHLIYNLKGALQTCERILKPGGVLLLTVPGISHIDHDEWNDNWLWSFTAASLRRLLSEVFPTDHLALQTHGNVFIATAFLYGMGVSEVTREQLDFTDPHYQVIITAKATKPA; translated from the coding sequence GTGCAGCGGCTGCTTTTCCGGGCGGGCGTCTACCCGAATTTCCGGCCGCTGCCGGGTCATGTCGAAGTCGGCGATCTGGGCCGGACCCAGCCTTTCAGCACCCAGTTCGGTTACGACCGGGGCGGACCCGTTGACCGGTATTACATCGAAAATTTCCTGCAACGGGAATCGGCATGGGTCAAGGGGCGGGTGCTGGAGATCGGCGACAACAGCTACACGCTGCGGTTCGGCGGCGACCGCCTGACCAAAAGCGACGTGCTGCACGTACACAGCAACAACCCGATGGCAACCCTGGTGGGCGACCTCAGCGACGCTCCGCAGATTCCGGACAATACGTTCGACTGCATCATCCTGACGCAGACCCTGCACCTGATTTACAACCTCAAAGGGGCTTTGCAAACCTGTGAACGCATCCTGAAGCCGGGCGGTGTGCTGCTGCTGACGGTGCCGGGCATCAGCCATATCGACCATGACGAATGGAACGACAACTGGCTCTGGTCGTTTACGGCCGCTTCGCTGCGCAGGCTGTTATCGGAAGTCTTTCCAACCGACCATCTGGCCCTCCAGACGCACGGCAACGTCTTTATCGCCACGGCTTTTCTGTACGGCATGGGCGTATCGGAAGTAACCCGGGAGCAGCTGGATTTCACCGATCCGCATTATCAGGTCATCATTACCGCCAAAGCCACTAAACCTGCCTAG
- a CDS encoding glycosyltransferase family 2 protein, whose translation MPTPVTPPISAVMITLNSARLLAPVLDALRWCDEVVVVDSGSTDRTVEIAQRRGCRVLHRPFDGFGTQKGFAVAQARNFWVLVVDADEVVTPELQAEIRDKVARSESGMLPYKGYEVPISLIFLGRLMRYGGEYKMPHLRLFDKRYGNYNEARVHEDVVLNAPVGRLDNHMLHDSYGSLHEYFEKFNRYTTAGAKDMQSRGKRPSAAPVILRLPLTFLKEYILKLNFLNGYPGFVWSLFSAMYPVVKYAKLREIGKQTAPEAEKQKR comes from the coding sequence ATGCCTACCCCCGTCACTCCGCCCATCAGTGCGGTCATGATAACGCTCAACTCGGCCCGCCTGCTGGCCCCGGTATTGGACGCCCTGCGCTGGTGCGATGAAGTGGTGGTTGTGGATTCCGGGAGCACGGACCGAACCGTCGAAATTGCACAAAGGAGAGGATGCCGCGTCCTGCACCGGCCGTTCGACGGGTTCGGCACGCAGAAGGGCTTCGCCGTCGCCCAGGCCCGGAATTTCTGGGTACTGGTGGTCGATGCCGACGAGGTGGTGACCCCAGAACTGCAGGCCGAGATTCGGGACAAAGTGGCCCGGTCGGAAAGCGGAATGCTGCCGTACAAAGGGTACGAAGTCCCGATTTCCCTGATCTTCCTGGGCCGACTGATGCGCTATGGCGGGGAGTACAAAATGCCGCACCTGCGCCTGTTCGACAAGCGGTACGGCAACTACAACGAGGCCCGGGTCCACGAAGACGTGGTGCTCAATGCGCCCGTCGGCCGTCTCGACAACCATATGCTGCACGACAGCTACGGGAGTCTGCACGAGTATTTTGAGAAATTCAACCGCTACACCACGGCCGGGGCCAAAGACATGCAGAGCCGGGGTAAACGTCCTTCGGCGGCTCCCGTCATTCTGCGCCTGCCCCTGACGTTTCTAAAAGAATATATCCTGAAGCTTAATTTCCTGAACGGCTATCCCGGCTTTGTCTGGTCGCTTTTTTCGGCCATGTACCCGGTGGTCAAGTACGCGAAACTTCGGGAAATCGGAAAACAGACAGCTCCGGAAGCGGAAAAGCAGAAGCGGTAA
- a CDS encoding glycosyltransferase family 2 protein → MTEPLQPLISVIIGFYNEEKFLNEAIESVLAQDYANWEIVLVDDGSTDGSTAQAKAWADRFPDRIRYFEHAQHANRGAAASRNVAFRAARGEFVAILDADDVWLPVKMTRQLAIMHQHPNVALLCEASESWYDWAANPPRKNVIIPVGVAGERVYAPPQLLHELYPLGKGAAPCPSGILLRKSLFGETPFDESFTGLYGLYEDQAFLCKIYLHSAVYVSSACHNRYRQWAGSISAAVQQKGRYAEVRLFFLHWLKRYLTENGITDERIWRDLHKAFWPYRFPVLHRISSTMQRRLRRYLHRAVTLVMKPL, encoded by the coding sequence ATGACCGAACCGCTACAACCCCTGATTTCCGTCATTATCGGGTTTTACAACGAGGAAAAATTCCTGAACGAAGCCATCGAAAGCGTGCTGGCGCAGGATTACGCAAACTGGGAGATTGTGCTGGTCGATGACGGCTCTACCGACGGGAGCACCGCGCAGGCCAAAGCCTGGGCCGACCGGTTTCCCGACCGAATCCGTTATTTCGAACACGCCCAGCACGCCAACCGGGGGGCCGCCGCCAGCCGGAACGTCGCCTTTCGCGCGGCCCGGGGCGAGTTTGTGGCCATTCTCGACGCCGACGATGTCTGGCTGCCGGTCAAGATGACCCGGCAACTGGCTATCATGCACCAGCATCCGAACGTGGCCCTGCTCTGCGAAGCGTCCGAAAGCTGGTACGACTGGGCCGCCAATCCCCCGCGGAAAAACGTGATTATCCCCGTTGGAGTCGCCGGGGAACGGGTTTATGCACCGCCCCAGCTCCTGCACGAATTGTACCCGCTCGGCAAGGGCGCCGCTCCCTGTCCGAGCGGCATCCTGCTTCGCAAATCGCTGTTCGGGGAAACCCCTTTCGACGAGTCGTTTACCGGGCTATACGGCCTGTACGAAGACCAGGCTTTTCTGTGCAAAATCTACCTGCATTCGGCGGTTTATGTCTCTTCCGCCTGTCATAACCGCTACCGGCAGTGGGCGGGCTCCATCTCCGCCGCGGTTCAGCAAAAGGGCCGCTACGCAGAGGTGCGGCTGTTTTTTCTTCACTGGCTGAAACGCTACCTGACGGAAAACGGGATTACGGACGAGCGCATCTGGCGGGACCTTCACAAAGCCTTCTGGCCGTACCGGTTTCCCGTTCTGCATCGCATTTCGTCCACAATGCAGCGCCGCCTCAGGCGCTACCTCCATCGTGCGGTCACCCTGGTCATGAAACCCCTATGA
- a CDS encoding ABC transporter ATP-binding protein, translated as MSDISIEISNLSKRYRLGTLGSGSFKQDLNLWWRQLFGGQKGNPSAEAYRPGASEPDFIWALQHINLQIKQGETWGIVGGNGSGKSTLLKIISRIIRPTEGVVRGNGRLSSLLEVGTGFHQELSGRENIFLSGYTLGMKSGEIRHRFDEIVEFSGISAFIDTPVKRYSSGMYVRLAFAVAAHLDSDILIADEVLAVGDSEFQKKCLDKMLDFSRHQGRTILFVSHNMQAVSHLCSQAVWLQKGRLMASGPVGSVIHQYMGLAQSNQLRQCWKSPADSPGTDWIRVQSISLIPEDPAHDRFIDTRTPLTFDFRLWVMDDSPALLVTLQLFNEEDICLFDTMSSPLECQKGLVRGTCRIPGNFLNNGSHSLSITIYRDGWEDYFYFDHCLTFDVADHREEHLRFQGKWWGAVRPHFPIQLVQEEEIKYQL; from the coding sequence ATGTCTGACATTTCCATTGAAATAAGTAATCTGTCAAAGCGGTATCGGTTGGGCACACTGGGTTCGGGCTCCTTCAAACAGGATTTGAATCTCTGGTGGCGGCAACTGTTCGGCGGCCAGAAAGGCAACCCCTCGGCTGAGGCGTACCGGCCGGGCGCGTCTGAACCGGACTTCATCTGGGCGTTACAACATATCAATCTGCAGATAAAACAGGGCGAAACGTGGGGCATCGTCGGCGGCAACGGTTCCGGCAAATCCACGCTGCTTAAAATCATCTCACGTATCATCCGGCCGACAGAAGGCGTGGTCCGGGGCAACGGGCGGCTGAGCAGTCTGCTGGAGGTGGGGACCGGCTTCCACCAGGAGCTTTCCGGCCGGGAAAACATCTTTCTCAGCGGGTACACCCTCGGCATGAAAAGCGGGGAAATCCGGCATCGGTTCGACGAAATTGTGGAGTTCTCGGGCATCAGTGCCTTCATCGATACGCCGGTCAAACGATATTCCTCCGGCATGTACGTCCGGCTGGCTTTCGCCGTGGCGGCGCATCTGGATTCGGATATTCTGATTGCCGACGAAGTGCTGGCGGTGGGCGACTCCGAATTTCAGAAGAAATGCCTGGACAAGATGCTCGATTTTTCGCGCCATCAGGGTCGCACGATTCTCTTTGTCAGTCATAATATGCAGGCTGTCAGCCACCTGTGCAGCCAGGCCGTCTGGTTGCAGAAAGGCCGTCTGATGGCTTCGGGGCCGGTCGGCTCGGTGATTCATCAGTACATGGGCCTGGCCCAGTCGAACCAGCTACGGCAATGCTGGAAAAGCCCGGCCGATTCGCCCGGAACCGACTGGATTCGCGTCCAGTCGATCAGCCTTATTCCCGAAGATCCGGCGCACGACCGGTTTATCGACACCCGCACGCCGCTGACGTTTGATTTTCGGTTGTGGGTAATGGACGACAGTCCGGCGCTGCTGGTGACCCTCCAGCTTTTCAACGAGGAAGACATTTGCCTCTTCGACACCATGTCCTCGCCGCTGGAATGCCAGAAAGGTCTGGTCCGCGGCACCTGCCGAATTCCCGGCAATTTCCTCAACAATGGTTCGCATTCGCTTTCGATCACCATCTACCGCGACGGCTGGGAGGACTATTTTTATTTTGATCACTGCCTGACGTTCGACGTGGCGGACCACCGGGAGGAGCATCTGCGGTTTCAGGGCAAATGGTGGGGCGCCGTACGTCCCCACTTCCCCATCCAACTGGTTCAGGAAGAAGAAATAAAGTACCAGCTGTAA
- a CDS encoding glycosyltransferase family 2 protein, whose product MKNAAASGSPLVSVIIPCYNHGTYLAEAIDSVRAQTWAPVEIIVVDDGSSDNTRAVAEQYPGVRYVYQTNQGLSAARNTGITYSRGDYLVFLDADDWLYPDGIAYNVGQLEARPDAAFVSGAHDKVDSERRLLAEEVIPIENEHYLRLLEGNYIGMHATVLYRRTVFDQLLFDTTLRACEDYDLYLKIARRFPVLHHTHKIAAYRIHTTNMSGNVPMMLHTVFAVLARQPPLFATEAEWLAYRRGQQIWSEYYSMAVYDRLRNRQYPASSPARAEALKLLRTYKPNLFFKYWITKLLPLSKRS is encoded by the coding sequence ATGAAAAACGCAGCAGCTTCCGGTTCGCCCCTGGTGTCGGTCATCATCCCGTGCTACAATCATGGCACCTATCTGGCCGAAGCCATCGACAGCGTGCGGGCGCAGACCTGGGCACCCGTCGAAATCATCGTCGTGGACGATGGGTCGTCGGACAATACCCGGGCGGTGGCGGAGCAGTACCCCGGCGTACGCTATGTTTACCAGACCAACCAGGGACTTTCGGCGGCCCGCAACACGGGCATTACTTACAGCCGGGGCGATTATCTGGTTTTTCTGGACGCCGACGACTGGCTTTACCCGGACGGCATTGCCTACAACGTCGGGCAGCTGGAAGCCCGGCCCGACGCCGCTTTTGTGTCGGGCGCCCACGATAAAGTGGATTCGGAACGGCGGCTTCTGGCCGAAGAGGTGATTCCGATTGAGAACGAACATTACCTGCGGCTGCTGGAAGGAAACTACATCGGCATGCACGCCACGGTGCTGTATCGACGGACCGTTTTCGACCAGCTGCTTTTTGATACGACCCTGCGGGCCTGCGAAGATTATGACCTGTACCTGAAAATCGCGCGGCGGTTTCCGGTCCTGCATCATACCCACAAAATAGCGGCTTACCGGATTCATACGACCAATATGTCGGGCAATGTGCCGATGATGCTCCACACGGTTTTTGCCGTTCTGGCCCGCCAGCCGCCCCTCTTCGCCACCGAAGCGGAGTGGCTGGCGTACCGGCGCGGACAGCAGATCTGGAGCGAATATTACAGCATGGCCGTCTACGACCGGCTCCGCAACCGCCAGTACCCAGCCTCCTCTCCGGCCCGCGCCGAGGCGCTGAAGCTCCTGCGGACGTACAAACCGAACCTGTTTTTCAAATACTGGATCACCAAACTCTTACCACTATCAAAACGCTCGTAA
- a CDS encoding Hsp20/alpha crystallin family protein: MNAMDNALKGMGGQIDLLNTLYGGSSMTRMETEQEDDRLVITLSAPGVSPEAFNVLIDGNKLVLYTLLQQRNTDEAQALAVPMFLRVLDIPPFVDAEQIEAVQEPGRVRVHLPFKNGEHHRRRIEIQKWF; this comes from the coding sequence ATGAATGCAATGGATAACGCGCTGAAAGGAATGGGGGGCCAAATAGATCTGCTGAACACCCTGTACGGTGGTTCCAGCATGACCCGCATGGAAACAGAACAGGAAGATGATCGGCTGGTCATTACGTTGTCAGCTCCCGGCGTGAGTCCGGAGGCGTTCAATGTGCTGATTGACGGAAACAAATTAGTTCTATATACATTATTACAACAACGGAATACCGACGAAGCCCAGGCCCTGGCTGTGCCGATGTTCCTCCGGGTGCTGGACATCCCGCCTTTTGTGGATGCCGAACAGATTGAAGCCGTGCAGGAGCCGGGCCGTGTCCGGGTACATCTGCCCTTCAAAAATGGCGAACACCATCGCCGCCGGATTGAGATTCAGAAGTGGTTTTAA
- a CDS encoding glycosyltransferase family 2 protein: MKAPYSYTIRHLQLADNDPVTLPPGHESGWYLVFWWQEIAVGDLYLEPGEQPDEAVLWDKIATAIDATRQVYAGTPADQVRPPARPLPERAELQTQLAAVLEPFQTTRLPAEVPVAVVICTRNRAAQLRRCLHSLLNLSCRPAEIIVVDNAPDDDSTARVAREFGRVTYCLEPRPGLDFARNTGAQKATMPIVAYTDDDVVVASTWVYQLWQSFRDTQVAAMTGLVIASELQTEAQLIFEKHWSFNRGYVDKIYDMAYFKRTLRQGPPVWEIGAGANMAFRRSVFDDVGFFDERLDVGAAGCNGDSEMWYRILARGHVIHYNPRAVAFHEHRRELAALRKQLFNYMRGFTAAALIQQQLYREAGYKRRLFRGLPLYYFWLYVWGFPKYGFRYRTLGVEVRGILSGLVYYLNHRQPVS; the protein is encoded by the coding sequence ATGAAAGCGCCGTACTCCTACACCATCCGCCACCTTCAGCTCGCCGACAACGACCCGGTCACGCTTCCGCCGGGCCACGAATCGGGCTGGTATCTGGTTTTCTGGTGGCAGGAGATTGCCGTAGGCGACCTGTATCTGGAACCCGGCGAGCAGCCGGACGAAGCGGTTTTGTGGGATAAAATAGCCACCGCCATCGACGCCACCCGGCAGGTCTATGCCGGAACTCCGGCGGATCAGGTCCGGCCGCCCGCCCGGCCGCTTCCCGAACGGGCGGAGCTTCAAACCCAGCTGGCGGCGGTGCTGGAGCCGTTTCAGACGACCCGCCTGCCCGCCGAGGTGCCCGTTGCCGTGGTCATCTGCACCCGCAACCGGGCGGCTCAGCTGCGGCGCTGCCTGCATTCGCTACTTAACCTTAGCTGCCGCCCCGCCGAAATCATCGTGGTCGATAACGCACCGGACGATGACAGCACCGCACGGGTAGCGCGCGAATTTGGCCGCGTCACGTACTGCCTCGAACCCCGGCCCGGTCTGGATTTTGCCCGCAATACGGGCGCCCAGAAAGCCACCATGCCCATTGTCGCCTATACCGACGACGATGTGGTGGTCGCCTCCACCTGGGTTTACCAGCTCTGGCAGTCGTTTCGGGACACCCAGGTGGCGGCCATGACCGGGCTGGTCATTGCCTCCGAACTCCAAACCGAGGCCCAGCTGATCTTTGAAAAACACTGGAGTTTCAACCGGGGCTATGTCGACAAGATTTACGACATGGCCTATTTCAAACGGACGCTCCGGCAGGGGCCGCCCGTCTGGGAAATCGGTGCCGGAGCCAACATGGCGTTTCGGCGGTCGGTATTCGACGATGTCGGCTTTTTCGACGAGCGGCTGGACGTCGGAGCGGCCGGCTGCAACGGCGATTCCGAGATGTGGTACCGGATTCTGGCCCGGGGGCACGTCATTCATTACAACCCGCGGGCCGTGGCTTTCCACGAACACCGCCGGGAGCTGGCCGCCCTCCGGAAGCAGTTGTTCAACTACATGCGCGGCTTTACGGCGGCGGCCCTGATCCAGCAGCAACTGTACCGGGAGGCCGGTTACAAACGGCGGCTTTTCCGCGGGCTTCCGCTGTATTATTTCTGGCTTTACGTGTGGGGCTTTCCGAAATACGGGTTCCGGTACCGGACGCTGGGCGTCGAGGTCCGGGGCATCCTGTCGGGGCTGGTTTATTATCTGAATCACCGGCAACCTGTTTCCTGA
- a CDS encoding glycosyltransferase has product MDRIPKSPPAVLPLPEETARPLWSVMIPAYNCSCFLEETLKSVLAQDMGPDQMQIEVVDDASTDADVEALVRRLGQGRVSYYRQPQNVGSLRNFETCLNRSRGQLIHLLHGDDRIHHGFYRKMTKVFKDFPEAGAAFCRVAYIDERGRVHAVQDTEVPEAQILDNWLEKIAEKQRAQYVSMVVKRSVYEHLGAFYGAIYGEDWEMWTRIARHYPVAYTPELLAEYRGHQGSISSLKALHGRGLDDLLTVINNIQNHLPEDKKKRILTRSKRHYSYYGVFSAIQTWEMTGDVRNIFPALRASFRLHSSIGLVFFMLKLLLKKAARQSFTALNRLLSSSPSDRASVKWDWEVSSKTRWWDLDLAGLWAYRKLLARLVRRDFLVSYQQTLLGPLWMLLQPILTVFIYVLVFNRFVGLSTGSVPPVLFYLSGTVLWNFFNEVFTGTSNTFTANAELFGKVYFPRLVIPLSITSSQFLRLLIQLGLLTGVLVYYWTVEGMPFRLNAWFLFAPVAILLVAGLSLALGLILSVITAKYRDLSNFSSLAVRMLMFVTPVIYPLSGINPANQWLLALNPLTPLFEAFRYGLLGEGTFATGQLIYSSALSGVLLMAGILLFNKQKETVMDFL; this is encoded by the coding sequence GTGGATCGCATTCCCAAGTCACCTCCCGCCGTACTGCCCCTGCCCGAAGAAACAGCCCGGCCGCTCTGGTCTGTGATGATTCCGGCCTATAACTGTTCGTGCTTTCTGGAGGAGACCCTGAAATCGGTGCTGGCGCAGGATATGGGTCCCGATCAAATGCAGATTGAAGTGGTCGACGACGCCAGTACCGATGCCGATGTGGAGGCGCTTGTGCGTCGGCTGGGCCAGGGCCGGGTTTCGTACTACCGCCAGCCCCAGAATGTCGGCAGTCTCCGCAACTTCGAAACCTGCCTGAACCGGTCCAGAGGCCAGCTGATTCACCTCCTTCACGGGGACGACCGGATTCACCACGGCTTTTACCGGAAGATGACCAAAGTTTTCAAGGATTTTCCGGAGGCCGGGGCCGCCTTTTGCCGGGTGGCGTATATCGACGAACGTGGGCGGGTGCATGCCGTTCAGGACACCGAGGTTCCGGAAGCGCAAATCCTCGACAACTGGCTCGAAAAAATTGCCGAGAAGCAGCGCGCTCAGTACGTCTCGATGGTCGTGAAAAGGTCCGTTTACGAGCATCTGGGCGCTTTTTACGGGGCCATCTACGGGGAAGACTGGGAGATGTGGACGCGCATTGCCCGGCACTATCCGGTGGCCTACACGCCCGAACTCCTGGCCGAATACCGCGGCCATCAGGGGTCCATCTCCAGTCTCAAGGCTTTGCACGGCCGGGGCCTCGACGACCTGCTGACGGTCATCAATAACATTCAGAACCACCTGCCCGAGGACAAAAAAAAGCGCATTCTGACCCGTTCGAAGCGGCATTACTCCTACTATGGCGTCTTCAGTGCCATCCAGACCTGGGAAATGACGGGCGATGTCCGGAACATTTTTCCGGCGCTGCGGGCTTCGTTCCGGTTGCATTCAAGTATCGGGCTCGTCTTTTTCATGCTTAAGCTGCTGCTCAAAAAAGCGGCCCGGCAGTCATTTACCGCCCTGAACCGGCTGCTTTCGTCCAGCCCGTCGGACCGGGCCTCCGTGAAGTGGGATTGGGAGGTTTCCAGCAAAACCCGCTGGTGGGACCTCGACCTGGCCGGTCTGTGGGCTTACCGCAAACTGCTGGCCCGGCTGGTCCGGCGCGATTTTCTGGTCAGTTACCAGCAAACCCTGCTCGGCCCTCTCTGGATGTTGCTGCAGCCCATCCTCACGGTCTTTATCTACGTGCTGGTTTTCAACCGGTTTGTCGGCCTGTCAACGGGTTCGGTGCCGCCGGTGCTGTTCTACCTGTCGGGGACGGTGCTCTGGAATTTTTTCAACGAAGTCTTTACCGGCACGTCGAACACCTTCACGGCCAACGCCGAACTATTCGGCAAAGTTTACTTTCCGCGTCTGGTTATTCCGCTGTCCATCACCAGTTCCCAGTTTCTTCGCCTGCTGATTCAACTGGGGTTGCTCACGGGCGTGCTGGTTTACTACTGGACCGTGGAGGGGATGCCTTTCCGGCTGAACGCCTGGTTTCTTTTTGCCCCGGTTGCCATTCTGCTGGTGGCCGGTCTGAGTCTGGCCCTTGGGCTGATTTTATCGGTGATTACCGCCAAGTACCGAGACCTGTCCAACTTTTCGAGTCTGGCCGTCAGGATGTTGATGTTTGTTACGCCCGTCATTTATCCCCTGTCCGGCATCAACCCAGCCAACCAGTGGCTGCTTGCCCTCAATCCCTTGACCCCGCTTTTTGAGGCGTTTCGCTACGGGTTGCTGGGCGAAGGGACCTTCGCGACGGGCCAGCTTATTTACAGTAGCGCACTGAGCGGTGTCCTGCTGATGGCAGGTATTCTCCTTTTCAATAAACAGAAAGAAACCGTGATGGACTTTCTATAG
- a CDS encoding polysaccharide deacetylase family protein, whose protein sequence is MIQRYLHRLRRRFEPKALVLMYHRVDTPACDPWELAVSPANFEQQLRVIRDHWTPVSLAQLADGVAAGKVPDRAVALTFDDGYIDNFEQARPLLEQYGIPATFFIATQNTERQSLFWWDELQDLILETETLPAEIGLPIGGEALRFTLADETTLTPSLRARQQVWSAADPPPTRRCQLYYDLWRRLRPLSDAEQQQALTALRRLIAPPAGPAKPVCMPPGQLRHLLGNPLFSIGAHTVTHTALADQDAETQLREIGQSKVFLEKLTGGPVPLFAYPYGSHTDTTVAIVQNTPFRAAVTTEPGVVTRASHPLRLNRYPVNNWKGHEFKARLARWFQN, encoded by the coding sequence TTGATTCAACGGTACCTGCATCGCCTCCGCCGGCGCTTCGAGCCCAAAGCCCTCGTCCTGATGTACCACCGGGTCGATACGCCCGCCTGTGACCCCTGGGAGCTGGCCGTCAGTCCGGCCAATTTTGAGCAGCAGCTCCGCGTGATCCGGGACCACTGGACGCCGGTTTCGCTGGCGCAGCTGGCCGACGGCGTGGCGGCGGGGAAAGTGCCCGACCGGGCCGTGGCACTGACGTTCGACGATGGCTATATCGATAATTTTGAACAGGCCCGGCCCCTGCTCGAACAGTACGGCATTCCGGCGACCTTTTTTATCGCCACCCAAAATACCGAACGGCAGAGCCTTTTCTGGTGGGACGAATTGCAGGACCTGATTCTGGAAACCGAAACGCTTCCTGCGGAAATAGGCCTCCCCATCGGCGGCGAAGCCCTCCGGTTTACGCTGGCCGACGAAACGACGCTGACGCCCTCGCTCCGTGCCCGGCAGCAGGTCTGGTCGGCGGCCGACCCGCCCCCAACTCGCCGGTGTCAGCTTTACTACGACCTCTGGCGGCGGCTCAGGCCCCTTTCCGACGCGGAACAGCAGCAAGCCCTGACCGCCCTGCGTCGGCTCATTGCCCCGCCCGCGGGTCCGGCAAAGCCGGTTTGCATGCCGCCCGGCCAGCTTCGGCACCTGCTGGGCAACCCGCTTTTCAGCATCGGCGCCCATACGGTCACGCATACGGCCCTGGCCGATCAGGACGCCGAAACGCAGCTGCGGGAGATTGGCCAGAGCAAGGTGTTTCTGGAAAAGCTGACTGGCGGCCCCGTCCCGCTGTTTGCCTACCCTTACGGCTCGCACACGGATACTACGGTCGCCATTGTGCAGAACACGCCCTTCCGGGCGGCCGTGACCACGGAGCCGGGGGTCGTCACCCGGGCGAGTCATCCGCTTCGGCTCAACCGCTATCCGGTCAACAACTGGAAAGGACACGAATTCAAGGCGCGGCTTGCCCGCTGGTTTCAGAACTGA